Proteins from a single region of Sphingobium sp. EM0848:
- a CDS encoding FAD-dependent monooxygenase: protein MTSAVQKPAYETEVLIIGTGPAGGTMALALAKAGIRTVIANRYGWTCRTPRAHITNPRAMEIFHDLGVIDDVNLYASPNELMGENVMCQSLAGEEFGRLRTWGHEPGRRFNYALGTPEVFVDLPQNYLEKILLGAAAHKGAEVLLHTEFVKFDQDDEGVTSVLRNRLTGEEYSVRSKYLVGADGARSAIAKQLNLPFKGDMDKLGATNIVFTADLTKYVEHRPSSLYWMFTPGEAPGGLMMGALRMVRPWTRWLATTFFDINNPPVIDHVEARRLMHRLIGDDSIDVQIESVSLWAFNECWATRFHQGRVFCAGDAVHRHPPLKGLGSNTSVQDSYNLAWKLVHVLKGMATPALLESYSQERVPVAEEFVPAAFGAMKYYDQVVAALNPTLSDDPAVSSASFEMLKGESADLSARRQLLREAVADTYRTYDCPGIEMNQRYQSCAVVTPEGETAPPFSQDAEIYYQPTSFPGARLPHAWLFKDGSKISSLYVCGGGEFTLLTGNSGAGWRAIAKAVSDKLGVPIKVVTIGLGQDYQDHYGDYARISEVDESGALLVRPDVYIGWRAGSLTETAAVDLEAAFSTILGRGASGHGELKASGAIQPSKKFDEMDNALTAKFTPAS, encoded by the coding sequence ATGACTTCAGCAGTTCAAAAACCGGCGTATGAAACCGAGGTTCTGATCATCGGCACCGGGCCGGCAGGCGGCACCATGGCCTTGGCTCTGGCCAAAGCGGGCATTCGCACGGTGATCGCCAACCGCTATGGCTGGACCTGCCGGACACCCCGCGCTCATATCACCAACCCTCGGGCGATGGAAATTTTTCATGACCTCGGTGTGATCGATGACGTCAATCTCTACGCGTCGCCTAACGAGTTGATGGGCGAAAACGTGATGTGCCAGAGCCTTGCGGGCGAAGAGTTCGGCCGCCTGCGTACCTGGGGCCATGAGCCCGGCCGCCGCTTCAACTATGCCCTTGGGACCCCGGAAGTCTTCGTCGATCTGCCGCAGAACTATCTGGAAAAAATTCTACTGGGTGCCGCTGCACACAAGGGTGCGGAGGTGTTGCTTCACACCGAATTCGTCAAGTTTGATCAGGATGATGAGGGCGTTACCTCGGTCCTGCGCAATCGGCTGACGGGTGAAGAGTACTCGGTGCGATCAAAGTATCTCGTCGGCGCTGACGGCGCGCGGTCGGCGATCGCGAAACAGCTGAATCTGCCCTTCAAGGGCGATATGGATAAGCTGGGCGCGACCAATATCGTTTTCACGGCCGATCTGACTAAGTATGTCGAGCATCGCCCAAGCTCGCTCTACTGGATGTTCACACCCGGAGAAGCACCGGGCGGGTTGATGATGGGGGCCCTGCGGATGGTTCGCCCATGGACCCGCTGGCTGGCAACGACGTTTTTCGACATCAACAATCCGCCCGTGATTGATCATGTCGAAGCACGCCGACTCATGCACAGGTTGATCGGTGACGACAGCATCGACGTTCAGATTGAATCGGTGTCGTTGTGGGCATTCAATGAATGCTGGGCGACCCGGTTTCACCAGGGCCGTGTGTTCTGTGCCGGAGACGCGGTACACCGCCACCCGCCACTGAAGGGTCTGGGTTCGAACACCTCGGTTCAGGACAGCTACAATTTGGCTTGGAAACTCGTCCATGTCCTTAAGGGAATGGCCACTCCGGCGCTGCTGGAAAGCTATTCGCAGGAACGCGTGCCCGTGGCCGAAGAGTTTGTTCCTGCCGCCTTTGGCGCGATGAAATATTACGACCAGGTTGTAGCCGCACTCAATCCTACCTTGTCCGACGATCCCGCCGTGTCCTCTGCCAGCTTTGAAATGCTCAAGGGCGAAAGTGCTGACCTGTCTGCGCGGCGACAACTGCTTCGGGAGGCTGTCGCCGACACCTACCGGACGTATGACTGCCCTGGAATCGAGATGAACCAGCGGTATCAGAGCTGCGCAGTGGTGACGCCTGAAGGCGAGACTGCGCCGCCCTTCTCGCAAGATGCCGAGATTTACTATCAGCCCACCAGCTTCCCGGGCGCTCGCTTGCCCCATGCATGGCTGTTCAAGGACGGATCGAAGATCTCGTCACTCTATGTATGCGGTGGCGGTGAATTTACGTTGCTCACTGGCAACAGCGGGGCCGGATGGCGTGCAATTGCCAAAGCTGTGTCAGACAAACTGGGCGTGCCCATCAAGGTTGTGACCATTGGTCTGGGGCAGGATTATCAGGACCACTATGGCGATTATGCCCGCATCAGCGAGGTCGATGAAAGCGGCGCGCTGCTGGTACGGCCCGACGTCTATATCGGGTGGCGCGCTGGTTCGCTGACGGAAACGGCAGCAGTTGAC